The Impatiens glandulifera chromosome 3, dImpGla2.1, whole genome shotgun sequence genome contains a region encoding:
- the LOC124931415 gene encoding iridoid oxidase-like, translating to MDWIWSCSISGLSLMLSGPLLIIILFLYHARRKQAEARDSGKLRPPGPPGWPVVGNIFDLGELPHQTLCKLRDKFGPVIWLQLGSIGTVAVNSADAAAKLFKSHDQAFSDRKCPDALTAHGYNHGSMAIGNYGSYWRVVKRIGVTEFNTAKRVNESVHVRRKCVDNMILWIEEAAMESYSNGRKGEIEIVHFLFLMAFNVVGNMIFSEDILESKNIKGKEFFDSMSKFMVWTGKPNLSDYFPLLKRLDLLGIKKGIGKDMGICLKIVENFVKDRVVREEKFKTKDDYSRRKDFLDVLLEFQGDNKEEFGRVSKENLNILITEMFFAGSETTSNSIEWLMSELLNHPNCMMKLKDELDRIVGRGRKIEESDIDELSYLQACVKEALRLHPPLPMLLPRNSMEDTNYIGYFIPKDTQVLVNAYAIGRDPEVWEDPLDFKPERFLDKNIELVGQHFGLIPFGAGRRICMGYALGQRVLHLATANLIHTFDWEIGDSTAPGMIDMNEKMGITIRKLIPLKIIPKKRDL from the exons ATGGATTGGATTTGGAGTTGTTCTATTTCTGGGTTGAGTCTTATGCTATCAGGGCCTCTTCTAATCATCATTCTCTTTCTCTACCATGCCCGGAGGAAGCAGGCGGAGGCGCGTGATTCTGGTAAACTCCGGCCACCAGGTCCTCCGGGATGGCCGGTGGTAGGCAACATATTTGACCTCGGAGAACTGCCACATCAGACCTTGTGTAAGCTCCGGGATAAGTTCGGGCCTGTGATTTGGCTACAGTTGGGATCGATCGGAACTGTTGCTGTCAACTCGGCCGATGCTGCGGCCAAGCTCTTCAAGAGCCACGACCAAGCCTTCTCCGATCGTAAATGCCCGGATGCACTAACTGCCCACGGTTACAATCATGGGTCAATGGCCATTGGAAACTATGGGTCCTACTGGCGCGTAGTCAAGAGGATTGGAGTCACGGAATTCAACACGGCGAAGAGAGTAAACGAGAGTGTCCATGTCCGAAGAAAGTGTGTGGATAACATGATCCTTTGGATCGAAGAAGCAGCCATGGAATCTTATTCAAATGGGCGGAAGGGGGAGATAGAGATTGTCCATTTTCTTTTCCTAATGGCTTTCAATGTGGTGGGGAATATGATATTCTCGGAGGATATACTAGAGTCCAAGAATATTAAAGGGAAAGAGTTCTTTGATTCCATGAGTAAGTTCATGGTGTGGACTGGAAAACCTAACTTATCAGATTATTTCCCATTGTTGAAGAGATTAGATCTATTGGGAATAAAGAAGGGGATAGGGAAGGATATGGGAATATGTTTGAAGATCGTGGAGAATTTTGTGAAGGATAGGGTGGTTCGAGAGGAGAAATTCAAGACAAAAGATGATTATAGCCGGAGGAAGGATTTCCTTGATGTACTATTGGAGTTCCAAGGTGACAATAAAGAAGAATTTGGTAGAGTTTCCAAGGAAAATCTCAATATTCTTATTACG GAAATGTTTTTTGCAGGATCCGAGACCACAAGTAACTCGATCGAGTGGCTAATGTCAGAGCTACTAAACCATCCCAATTGCATGATGAAGTTGAAAGACGAGCTCGATAGAATAGTGGGAAGGGGAAGAAAAATAGAAGAAAGCGATATCGATGAACTCTCATATTTGCAAGCGTGTGTGAAAGAAGCCTTAAGATTGCACCCTCCACTACCCATGCTCCTCCCAAGGAATTCAATGGAAGACACGAACTACATTGGCTACTTCATACCCAAAGACACCCAAGTCTTAGTAAATGCCTATGCAATAGGGAGAGATCCTGAAGTATGGGAAGACCCATTGGATTTCAAACCTGAGAGATTCCTCGACAAGAATATAGAGCTCGTAGGTCAACATTTCGGGTTGATCCCTTTCGGGGCGGGCAGAAGGATATGTATGGGTTATGCTTTGGGACAACGAGTGCTTCACCTAGCCACCGCGAATCTTATTCACACGTTCGACTGGGAAATAGGAGATTCGACCGCTCCTGGTATGATTGACATGAACGAAAAAATGGGAATAACCATAAGAAAATTGATTCCCTTGAAAATCATACCAAAGAAGCG